Proteins encoded together in one Triticum dicoccoides isolate Atlit2015 ecotype Zavitan chromosome 7B, WEW_v2.0, whole genome shotgun sequence window:
- the LOC119339080 gene encoding uncharacterized protein LOC119339080 → MGVVVYGSALAREISRPPLFEEILLKVSRAFSRPPSPAQPESDKDSSPDSPPQPNTLGVAAGSAVTDEHSPATGPKGSDVEATSACSKFSDLGSTKKILDMDAVVDDAIPVMTQEEEFSDNLMPVEDCVAAFQCMVEEEQSGVGLASPLAAQRQSSRAHVTTPMMERAMTLKISKDLGAMETPEQGGGCFNHRGSAREIPRACLPVMAGQEP, encoded by the exons ATGGGCGTAGTGGTCTACGGCTCAGCGCTCGCGCGCGAAAT TTCACGTCCACCACTCTTCGAAGAGATCTTGCTGAAGGTTTCTCGTGCCTTCTCCCGCCCTCCGTCCCCGGCGCAGCCTGAGTCTGACAAGGACAGCTCTCCCGATTCACCGCCACAACCAAACACATTAGGTGTGGCTGCTGGCTCGGCCGTGACCGACGAACACTCTCCGGCAACTGGACCAAAGGGTAGTGATGTGGAGGCGACCTCTGCTTGTTCCAAGTTCTCGGACCTCGGATCTACCAAGAAGATTCTAGACATGGACGCGGTTGTGGATGATGCTATCCCTGTGATGACCCAAGAGGAGGAGTTCTCTGACAACCTGATGCCTGTGGAGGACTGCGTGGCAGCATTTCAGTGCATGGTGGAGGAGGAACAGTCAGGCGTGGGGTTGGCCTCGCCTCTGGCGGCTCAGCGACAAAGCTCGAGGGCGCATGTCACCACCCCGATGATGGAGCGGGCAATGACACTCAAGATCTCAAAGGACCTGGGAG CTATGGAAACCCCTGAGCAAGGCGGAGGATGCTTCAACCATCGTGGTAGTGCTAGAGAAATTCCGCGCGCTTGCCTCCCAGTTATGGCGGGACAGGAACCATGA